One Spinacia oleracea cultivar Varoflay chromosome 4, BTI_SOV_V1, whole genome shotgun sequence DNA segment encodes these proteins:
- the LOC110802280 gene encoding G-type lectin S-receptor-like serine/threonine-protein kinase LECRK4 has product MGMVVLDSLYLYLASSFYWFKNQKSLFLTMVKPLSYIFSFFTALILLLSPSISAQSRSNIPVGNSLSAIINGSSWLSPSGDFAFGFHQYLNHTNLFLLAIWYAKIPDTIVWFANEGNPVPQGSSVTITTDEGLILSNPQGSNLWNTSSDLNGNVVSYGFMSDTGNMILTSSSDSNPVWQSFEHPTDTLLPTQVMNIEGAVDSRLSETNFTKGRYQLRLQTDGNAVLHVMDQTIYWADTRPYFASNTWNPPNQGKQVIYNVSGQMYVAAENGTAVYNFIPEDTVIVSSRDYYQRVTLSFYGLLTWYYHPRNFTNNEVGWSKMYSIIVNICNVGCGFNSICSYDDVAHSISCDCPSHYSLVDPTDKYGSCKPDFQLSEDDGKDGVFVEYNLVRLQNTKFDSDKCDKRFEGITEEQCKSSCLGDRFCAVATWVGDKDTCCKYKPLFSGGNHDRKVSETAWLKVGNGTYSTAPLITKEKTKLNTVVSVLLGGSVFVNLGLLMVGFFFIYRKKQLRSVKQPRKEYDNVHCFSYKVLEEATDGFKEELGRGAFGAVYKGVIGAGNYLTFVAVKKLDRISNNADKEFETEVNTIGKTHHKNLVRLVGFCKEGDQRLLVYEFMRNGSLADFLFGDHRPSWEARIKTSEGIARGLLYLHEECSTQIIHCDIKPQNILLDDHQNALIADFGIAKLMAQNQTHTTTAIRGTKGYVAPEWFKNKPVTLKVDVYSFGVILLEIICCRRSVCMDRIEEEEAILTDWAFDCYFSNRLDQLVNDDIEAISDIIRLKRFVKISLWCIQEDPSLRPSMRAVTQMLEGLVEVPAPPCPTSIASGTR; this is encoded by the coding sequence ATGGGAATGGTGGTCCTTGACTCCTTATACCTTTATTTAGCAAGCAGTTTTTATTGGTTCAAAAATCAGAAATCCCTTTTTCTGACAATGGTTAAGCCTCTTTCTtacatattttcctttttcaCAGCACTCATCCTCCTATTATCACCATCCATTTCTGCTCAGAGCAGAAGCAATATACCAGTTGGTAATTCTCTCTCAGCCATCATCAATGGTTCTTCGTGGCTTTCACCTTCAGGCGATTTCGCCTTCGGCTTTCACCAATATCTCAACCACACTAATCTGTTCTTGCTTGCTATCTGGTATGCCAAAATACCAGACACAATTGTTTGGTTTGCAAATGAAGGTAACCCTGTTCCACAAGGATCATCAGTGACAATCACTACTGATGAAGGTCTAATACTCAGTAATCCTCAGGGGTCCAACTTGTGGAATACCTCTTCTGATTTAAATGGCAACGTTGTTAGCTACGGCTTCATGAGTGATACCGGAAATATGATCCTCACAAGTAGCAGTGATAGTAATCCAGTTTGGCAAAGCTTTGAGCATCCAACAGACACTTTGCTGCCTACTCAAGTTATGAACATAGAAGGTGCTGTCGACTCTCGGCTTTCGGAAACTAATTTCACCAAAGGCAGGTACCAACTGCGCCTGCAAACAGATGGGAACGCGGTCTTGCATGTAATGGACCAAACCATTTACTGGGCCGATACTCGACCTTACTTTGCTAGTAACACTTGGAATCCTCCAAATCAAGGTAAGCAAGTTATTTACAATGTATCAGGGCAGATGTATGTAGCGGCAGAAAACGGCACCGCGGTGTATAATTTCATCCCTGAAGACACAGTTATAGTGTCTAGCAGAGATTATTATCAGAGAGTAACTCTGAGTTTTTATGGACTTCTTACATGGTATTATCACCCAAGAAATTTTACAAACAATGAAGTTGGTTGGTCCAAGATGTATTCAATAATAGTAAATATCTGCAATGTAGGGTGTGGGTTTAACAGTATCTGTAGTTATGATGATGTGGCTCATAGTATCAGCTGTGATTGCCCTTCTCATTATTCTCTGGTAGATCCTACTGACAAGTATGGCAGCTGCAAACCAGATTTTCAGCTTTCGGAAGATGATGGAAAGGATGGTGTCTTCGTTGAATATAATCTAGTACGACTTCAGAACACTAAGTTTGATAGTGATAAATGTGATAAAAGGTTTGAAGGTATCACTGAAGAACAATGCAAGAGTTCATGTCTTGGTGACCGTTTCTGTGCTGTTGCTACCTGGGTGGGGGATAAGGACACCTGCTGCAAGTATAAGCCGCTGTTCTCCGGTGGAAATCATGACAGGAAAGTTAGCGAGACCGCTTGGCTGAAGGTAGGAAATGGTACGTACTCCACTGCCCCACTCATCACAAAAGAGAAAACCAAGCTGAACACTGTAGTTTCAGTCCTATTAGGTGGCTCTGTTTTCGTAAATTTAGGATTATTAATGGTGGGTTTTTTCTTCATCTACCGTAAAAAGCAGCTTAGAAGTGTTAAACAACCTCGTAAAGAGTATGATAATGTCCATTGCTTCAGCTACAAAGTTCTTGAAGAAGCGACTGATGGATTCAAGGAAGAGTTAGGAAGAGGGGCTTTTGGGGCTGTTTACAAAGGCGTGATTGGAGCAGGAAATTACCTAACTTTTGTTGCTGTCAAAAAGTTGGATAGGATATCTAACAATGCTGATAAGGAGTTTGAAACAGAAGTGAATACAATAGGCAAGACCCATCACAAGAATCTAGTTCGACTTGTTGGATTTTGCAAGGAGGGTGATCAGCGGTTGTTAGTCTACGAATTCATGAGAAATGGTAGCCTAGCAGATTTCCTATTTGGTGATCATAGGCCAAGCTGGGAAGCAAGGATTAAGACTTCTGAAGGAATCGCGAGGGGTCTACTGTACTTGCACGAGGAGTGCAGCACTCAGATCATTCATTGTGATATAAAGCCCCAAAACATACTTCTAGACGACCATCAGAATGCACTTATTGCTGATTTTGGGATAGCAAAACTTATGGCTCAAAACCAAACGCACACAACAACAGCAATCAGAGGGACCAAAGGGTATGTAGCTCCTGAATGGTTCAAGAACAAACCGGTGACATTGAAGGTAGATGTGTATAGCTTCGGGGTTATTTTGTTGGAGATCATATGTTGTCGAAGAAGTGTATGCATGGATCGTATAGAGGAGGAAGAAGCCATTTTGACAGATTGGGCATTTGATTGCTACTTTTCTAACAGATTAGATCAACTTGTTAACGATGACATAGAGGCGATTAGTGACATAATACGACTGAAGAGGTTTGTAAAGATTTCCCTTTGGTGTATCCAAGAAGATCCAAGTCTCCGACCAAGCATGAGAGCGGTTACACAGATGCTTGAAGGCCTTGTTGAAGTGCCTGCCCCTCCTTGTCCAACTTCAATAGCATCAGGCACTAGATAA
- the LOC110802261 gene encoding adenosylhomocysteinase → MATPLSVEKTTSGREYKVKDMSQADFGRLEIELAEVEMPGLMSCRTEFGPSQPFKGAKITGSLHMTIQTAVLIETLTALGAEVRWCSCNIFSTQDHAAAAIARDSAAVFAWKGETLQEYWWCTERALDWGAAGGPDLIVDDGGDATLLIHEGVKAELEFEKNGTIPDPASTDNVEFQLVLGLIKESLKVDPKRYHKMKERLVGVSEETTTGVKRLYQMQLNGTLLFPAINVNDSVTKSKFDNLYGCRHSLPDGLMRATDVMIAGKVGVVCGYGDVGKGCALALKAAGARVIVTEIDPICALQALMEGFQILPLSDVVSEADIFVTTTGNKDIIMVDDMRKMKNNAIVCNIGHFDNEIDMAGIENYPGIKRITIKPQTDRFVFPETKTGVIILAEGRLMNLGCATGHPSFVMSCSFTNQVIAQLELWNEKDSGKYKKEVYVLPKHLDEKVAALHLNKLGAKLTKLTKDQADYINVPVEGPYKPAQYRY, encoded by the exons ATGGCGACTCCATTGTCAGTAGAGAAGACCACCTCTGGGCGGGAGTACAAGGTTAAGGACATGTCACAGGCTGATTTCGGTAGGCTCGAAATTGAGCTTGCTGAGGTTGAAATGCCTGGACTCATGTCTTGCCGTACTGAATTTGGCCCTTCTCAGCCATTTAAAGGTGCTAAGATCACTGGATCTCTTCACATGACTATTCAAACTGCTGTTCTTATTGAAACTCTTACTGCTCTTGGTGCTGAAGTTCGTTGGTGTTCTTGCAACATCTTCTCTACCCAG gaCCATGCTGCCGCTGCTATTGCTAGGGACAGTGCCGCAGTTTTCGCCTGGAAGGGTGAGACCCTCCAAGAGTACTGGTGGTGCACAGAGAGGGCTCTTGACTGGGGTGCCGCTGGTGGGCCCGACCTTATCGTCGATGACGGTGGTGATGCTACGTTGTTGATCCACGAGGGAGTGAAGGCCGAGTTGGAGTTTGAGAAGAATGGCACCATCCCTGACCCAGCCTCCACTGACAACGTCGAATTCCAGCTTGTATTGGGTCTGATCAAGGAAAGCTTGAAGGTTGACCCCAAGAGGTACCACAAGATGAAGGAAAGATTGGTCGGTGTTTCCGAGGAGACCACCACCGGAGTTAAGAGGCTTTACCAGATGCAATTGAACGGCACCTTGTTGTTCCCCGCCATCAATGTTAACGACTCTGTCACCAAGAGCAAG TTTGACAACTTGTACGGATGCCGTCACTCCCTTCCCGATGGTTTGATGAGAGCCACAGATGTGATGATTGCCGGAAAGGTCGGTGTTGTGTGTGGATACGGAGATGTTGGAAAGGGTTGTGCTCTTGCCTTGAAGGCTGCTGGTGCTCGTGTAATCGTGACTGAGATTGATCCCATCTGTGCTCTACAAGCTCTAATGGAGGGTTTCCAAATCTTACCCTTATCCGATGTCGTATCTGAAGCTGACATCTTTGTGACCACCACCGGTAACAAGGACATCATCATGGTTGATGAcatgaggaagatgaagaacaACGCCATTGTTTGCAACATCGGTCACTTTGACAATGAAATCGACATGGCAGGAATTGAGAACTACCCAGGTATCAAGAGGATCACAATCAAGCCACAAACTGACAGATTCGTCTTCCCCGAGACCAAAACTGGTGTTATCATCTTGGCCGAGGGTCGTCTGATGAACTTGGGTTGTGCCACAGGTCACCCCAGTTTTGTCATGTCCTGCTCGTTCACCAACCAAGTTATTGCCCAGCTTGAGTTGTGGAACGAGAAGGATTCAGGCAAATACAAGAAGGAGGTTTACGTGTTGCCAAAGCACCTTGATGAGAAGGTTGCTGCCCTTCATCTTAACAAGCTCGGTGCTAAGCTCACCAAGCTTACGAAGGACCAGGCCGACTACATCAACGTGCCCGTTGAAGGTCCATACAAGCCAGCTCAGTACAGGTATTGA
- the LOC110802269 gene encoding G-type lectin S-receptor-like serine/threonine-protein kinase RLK1 — protein MAKPFTCIFSFFATLIFLPLLPIYAQSSGKIAVGQSLSAATNASPWLSPSGDFAFGFHQLPTNSNLFLLAIWYAKIPDTIVWYANDGNPVREGSKVTLTADKGLVLSDPQASSLLWSTSDDFSNGNGVSYGFMSDTGNLVLKNSSSNDPVWQSFNHPTDTLLPTQIMEINGVVNSRLSENNFRKGRFQLRLIPNGNLVLNTRDRASGYNYGAYYISGTNERPNTGHRLIYNESGYMYVLRTDGSTYDLLPQNKTNPTKSYYQRATLNFDGVLMWYSIPKTSISNGWSMDQALPDNVCTSIGASGPQLGSGICGFNSICVLGDDKRPTCKCPPGYSLLDSNDTYGSCKPDFKADGCVEYAQRSMKNEYRLERLPSTNWPFSDYEKLGPYNEDDCKMSCLTDCFCAAVAFQDSNSPICWKKKAPLSYGRQDTKVRETTWIKVGNVNFSNDPLNTFVPLFPPKAKNKVKSLDKFLLGGSVFVNLVLLSAISLGIFLIYHKKPLKEFEEGQRKKLREYNSNVHCFSYQELTDATKGFTEELGRGAFGVVYRGMISTVGPPICVAVKKLDRISHDADKEFRTEVNGIGQTHHRNLVRLVGFCKEGDQRLLVYEYMSNGTLANYLFGELRPSWVARIQITLGIARGLLYLHEECSTQIIHCDIKPQNILLDDNHNARIADFGLAKLLVLNQTHTNTAIRGTKGYVAPEWFRNKPVTVKVDVYSFGVLLLEIICCRRSVCMEFIEEEGAILTDWAFDCYQSNTLDSLVNNDMEALNDWQRLKRFFMVSLWCIQEDPSLRPTMKMVMQMLEGLAEVPKPPCPTMLSITTTNTKPLG, from the coding sequence ATGGCTAAGCCTTTTACTTGCATCTTTTCATTCTTTGCAACACTGATCTTCCTACCATTATTACCCATTTATGCTCAAAGTAGTGGCAAAATAGCCGTTGGTCAATCTCTCTCTGCCGCCACCAACGCCTCTCCATGGCTTTCACCTTCAGGTGATTTCGCTTTCGGCTTTCATCAATTACCCACCAATAGCAACCTCTTCTTGCTTGCCATTTGGTATGCAAAGATTCCTGACACAATTGTCTGGTATGCAAATGATGGAAACCCTGTTCGGGAAGGGTCAAAAGTAACATTAACTGCTGACAAGGGTCTAGTCCTAAGTGATCCTCAAGCAAGCAGCTTATTATGGAGCACCTCTGATGATTTCAGCAATGGGAATGGTGTGAGCTATGGTTTTATGAGTGATACTGGAAATTTAGTCCTCAAAAATAGCAGCAGTAATGACCCAGTTTGGCAGAGCTTCAACCATCCTACAGATACCCTACTGcctactcagattatggaaatAAACGGGGTAGTTAACTCTCGGTTGTCagaaaataatttcagaaagGGCAGGTTTCAGTTGCGTCTGATCCCTAACGGAAACCTTGTTCTTAATACCAGGGACCGAGCATCCGGCTATAACTATGGTGCTTATTATATTAGTGGCACTAATGAACGACCAAATACAGGTCACAGATTGATCTATAATGAGTCCGGGTATATGTACGTATTGAGAACAGATGGCTCAACATATGATCTCTTACCACAAAACAAGACGAACCCAACAAAAAGTTACTATCAGAGAGCAACTTTGAATTTTGATGGGGTTTTGATGTGGTATTCTATCCCAAAAACTTCCATAAGCAACGGTTGGTCCATGGATCAGGCATTACCAGACAACGTGTGTACAAGCATAGGAGCTTCTGGACCACAGTTAGGGAGCGGAATTTGTGGGTTTAACAGCATTTGCGTCCTTGGTGATGATAAAAGGCCAACATGCAAGTGTCCACCAGGTTACTCCTTACTTGATTCTAATGATACATATGGTAGTTGTAAACCCGATTTCAAGGCAGATGGGTGCGTAGAATATGCACAGCGCTCCATGAAGAACGAATACAGGCTGGAACGCCTTCCTAGTACTAACTGGCCATTTAGTGATTATGAAAAGCTAGGGCCTTACAATGAAGATGATTGTAAAATGTCTTGTCTGACTGATTGCTTCTGTGCCGCTGTGGCTTTCCAGGATAGCAATTCTCCCATATGTTGGAAGAAGAAGGCGCCGCTATCCTATGGAAGACAAGACACCAAAGTGAGGGAGACTACTTGGATTAAGGTAGGAAATGTTAATTTTTCCAATGACCCACTCAACACTTTTGTTCCATTATTTCCTCCAAAAGCAAAAAACAAGGTGAAATCTTTGGATAAATTTCTGCTAGGTGGCTCTGTGTTTGTCAATTTAGTTCTTTTAAGTGCCATTAGTTTGGGAATTTTCTTAATCTATCATAAGAAGCCACTGAAAGAATTTGAGGAGGGTCAAAGGAAAAAGTTGAGAGAGTACAACAGTAATGTCCATTGCTTCAGCTACCAAGAACTCACAGACGCCACAAAGGGGTTCACGGAAGAGTTAGGAAGAGGGGCTTTCGGGGTTGTTTATAGAGGCATGATTTCCACAGTAGGTCCTCCAATTTGTGTTGCTGTAAAGAAGTTAGATCGGATATCCCATGACGCGGATAAGGAATTTAGAACTGAAGTGAATGGAATTGGACAGACTCATCACAGGAATTTAGTACGGCTTGTGGGATTTTGCAAAGAAGGAGATCAACGGCTATTAGTATATGAATACATGAGCAACGGAACCTTAGCAAACTACCTTTTTGGTGAACTGAGGCCAAGCTGGGTAGCAAGGATTCAAATTACTTTAGGTATTGCAAGAGGACTCTTGTATTTGCACGAGGAATGCAGCACCCAGATCATACATTGTGATATAAAGCCCCAGAATATACTTCTAGATGACAATCACAATGCTCGCATTGCTGATTTTGGGTTGGCAAAGCTTTTGGTCCTAAACCAAACCCATACAAACACGGCGATCAGAGGGACTAAAGGGTATGTTGCCCCTGAATGGTTTAGGAACAAGCCAGTCACAGTGAAGGTAGATGTGTATAGCTTTGGAGTTCTTTTGTTAGAGATCATATGTTGCCGAAGAAGTGTATGCATGGAATTCATAGAGGAAGAAGGTGCAATATTGACAGACTGGGCATTTGATTGTTACCAATCTAACACATTAGATTCTCTGGTCAATAATGACATGGAGGCGCTAAATGACTGGCAACGACTGAAGAGGTTCTTTATGGTTTCCCTATGGTGTATCCAGGAAGATCCAAGTCTCCGTCCAACAATGAAAATGGTCATGCAGATGCTTGAAGGACTTGCAGAAGTGCCTAAACCTCCTTGTCCAACCATGCTTTCTATTACTACTACCAACACTAAACCCCTAGGCTAA
- the LOC110802252 gene encoding octanoyltransferase LIP2, mitochondrial, protein MAVRRCLEVWKMGTVNYLNALKLQENLVSDRKAQKITNTLLSLQHPPTYTLGKRKTDHNLLVPEPELINMGAELHYTQRGGDITFHGPHQAILYPIISLRDIGVGARSYVEKLEQTMIELASMYGVEARPGRKGETGVWVGDRKIGAIGVRIQSGITSHGLAFNIDPDMNYFKHIVPCGISDKEVTSLRRETNLELPTEEVIQEQLIHCFARQFDFSSFLLDKSNIY, encoded by the coding sequence ATGGCAGTTCGGCGTTGTCTTGAAGTATGGAAGATGGGCACGGTTAACTACTTGAATGCACTTAAGCTGCAGGAGAATTTGGTATCTGATAGAAAAGCTCAAAAGATAACAAACACCCTTCTTTCTTTGCAACATCCTCCTACATATACACTTGGGAAGCGTAAAACAGATCACAACTTGCTAGTTCCTGAACCCGAGTTGATAAATATGGGAGCTGAACTTCATTACACTCAAAGGGGAGGAGACATAACATTTCATGGTCCACATCAAGCTATATTATATCCAATCATATCTCTTCGTGATATTGGAGTTGGTGCTCGGAGTTATGTCGAGAAGCTTGAACAAACGATGATTGAACTTGCATCCATGTATGGAGTTGAAGCCCGCCCTGGCCGAAAAGGTGAAACCGGGGTGTGGGTCGGGGATAGAAAGATTGGTGCAATTGGTGTTCGTATTCAATCTGGGATTACATCTCATGGTTTGGCATTCAACATTGATCCTGATATGAACTACTTCAAACATATTGTTCCGTGTGGGATTTCTGACAAGGAAGTCACATCTTTGAGAAGAGAGACAAATCTGGAACTTCCAACTGAAGAAGTGATTCAGGAGCAGTTAATACATTGTTTTGCTAGACAATTTGATTTTAGCTCATTTTTGTTAGATAAAAGCAACATTTATTGA
- the LOC110802289 gene encoding G-type lectin S-receptor-like serine/threonine-protein kinase LECRK3 yields MAKPLSHILSFLTALILLLSSSISAQSRSNIPVGNSLSAIINGSSWLSPSGDFAFGFHQYLKHTNLFLLAIWYAKIPDTIVWYANEGNPVPQGSSVTITTNEGLILSDPQGSNLWNTSSDLNGNVVSYGFMSDTGNFILTSSSHSKPVWQSFEHPTDTLLPTQLMNIEGTVDSRLSETNFTKGRFQLRLQQDGNAVLNVMDRTIYWPDAQPYFASDTWIPPNQGKQLIYNVSGHMYIVAEDGTILYNFIPDKTIVVSTRDYYQRVTLNFYGVLTWYYHPKKFTQNNGVGWSKMYSTTGNICSVGCGFNSLCSYDDVAQSVGCDCPPNYSLIDPTDKYGSCKPDFQLLEDDGKDGIFVEYNLVPLQNTKFDKCDKRFLGVTEEQCKSSCLGDRFCAVVTWVRDTCCKYKPLFSCGYHDSNVRETAWLKVGNGTYSTVHSPS; encoded by the coding sequence ATGGCTAAGCCTCTTTCTCATATACTTTCCTTTCTTACAGCACTCATTCTCCTATTATCATCATCCATTTCTGCTCAAAGTAGAAGCAACATACCAGTTGGTAATTCTCTCTCAGCCATCATCAATGGTTCTTCATGGCTTTCGCCTTCAGGCGATTTTGCCTTTGGCTTTCACCAATATCTCAAACACACTAATCTGTTCTTGCTTGCTATCTGGTATGCCAAAATACCAGACACAATTGTCTGGTATGCAAATGAAGGTAACCCTGTTCCACAAGGATCATCAGTAACAATCACTACTAATGAAGGTCTAATACTCAGTGATCCTCAGGGCTCCAACCTGTGGAATACCTCTTCAGATTTAAATGGCAACGTTGTTAGCTACGGCTTCATGAGTGATACCGGAAATTTCATCCTCACAAGTAGCAGTCATAGTAAACCAGTTTGGCAAAGCTTTGAGCATCCAACAGACACTTTGCTTCCTACTCAACTTATGAACATAGAAGGTACTGTCGACTCTCGGCTTTCGGAAACTAATTTCACCAAAGGCAGGTTCCAACTGCGCCTGCAACAAGATGGTAATGCGGTCTTGAATGTAATGGACCGAACCATTTACTGGCCCGATGCTCAACCTTACTTTGCTAGTGACACTTGGATTCCTCCAAATCAAGGTAAGCAACTAATATATAATGTCTCAGGGCATATGTACATAGTGGCAGAAGATGGGACCATCTTATATAATTTCATCCCTGATAAAACAATTGTAGTCTCTACCAGAGATTATTATCAAAGAGTAACTCTGAATTTTTATGGAGTTCTTACATGGTATTATCACCCAAAAAAATTTACCCAGAACAATGGGGTTGGTTGGTCCAAGATGTATTCAACAACAGGAAACATCTGCTCTGTAGGGTGTGGGTTTAACAGTCTCTGTAGCTATGATGATGTGGCTCAAAGCGTCGGATGTGATTGCCCTCCTAATTATTCTCTGATAGATCCTACTGACAAGTACGGCAGCTGCAAACCAGATTTTCAGCTTTTGGAAGATGATGGAAAGGATGGTATATTCGTTGAATATAATCTAGTGCCACTTCAGAACACAAAGTTTGATAAATGTGATAAAAGGTTTCTAGGTGTCACTGAAGAACAATGCAAGAGTTCTTGTTTAGGTGACCGCTTCTGCGCTGTTGTGACCTGGGTTAGAGACACCTGCTGCAAGTATAAGCCGTTGTTCTCTTGTGGATATCATGACAGCAATGTTAGAGAGACTGCTTGGCTGAAGGTAGGAAATGGAACATACTCCACTGTCCACTCACCCAGCTGA